TGGGTACGagacctcattagtgatggatctcgTATCAGTCACCTATAgtcttttttcacgtagtgttgaAAAAAATAGGGCATTGAAATTTAGTGGCTGCTATAGCGCTTCTCAGACTTCTATAGCACATGTAAAACCGCTTTAGCGACTGCTATTTAGTCACGATAATAATCAATTACTAGcaaaatatttctttaaaatttaaatttaaagtTTTTGTTGTCTTATCACTTGCTGTATATATAAGTTATACTTGTAAACTCTATGTTTTAGATTAGTCTATTTTGTATGATTTTTTATGGGAGAAAGTCATGATACACACTATTACACAAAGTTTTCGGTGCTATTGGAATTTAGCGTATGCTATACGGCTTGCTATCCATTACTGCGATACCAATCCACTGCAACCCCACTACTCGCTGTTTATTAGCTTGGTGCCACGAGTGACAAGGTATGGCCGGTTAAAAAAGTGTGGGCAACATAGGTGGACCGACCAATAGAGCTAGGTAGAACTGCGTCTTATCTTTTTGTGACGAGATCTCCACGTTAACCTCTCTGTATCGTATTTTTCATCTTCGACAACACTAATTCATGACCGAACGGGTGACTCCATCCTATCTATATTTTTAGACTGGGTCCGCTACTAGCAACCAGACTTCCCTTCATACACCGAAATCGCACTTGCAAACAGGTGTGACGATCGAATGTCAACTCTTGAAAAATGCTGGTCACGGTCGCTATCATGGAATGAAATTTGCATCAACCTGAATTCTTTGAAGCCTAGACATAAAATATGGCCAACTCTTTAAACAGATACTCTTACGGTCCAATGTATTCAGTGTATAGATAGCGTAAACACATACATATGGATGCAAAGATGACCTATGCTTCGCGTATTTTATAATATGCTTAGCAGTAGGAGTCTGACCTTAAAAAAATGGATGGAATCTTGGAGCATAtattagatctagatctaaGCACACATACTGCACCGTACCCGTGGTGAACATTCTTAGGTCCGGTTTGGTTTAGTTTATGTCGGCTTTTACTACTCAAAAGCAGAAAATTAAACCAAGCAATCTACTTCTAAAAATAACTTTAGAGAAGTAAAAGTTAACAAAAATTGTAATTATTACTTAGAAGCTATAAGTTAGTCTAGAAGAGCTTTTGTAACTTTGAGAGATGATGTTACGAGggatattacatatatataaattttatccgTATCAAAAGATAATTcaaaagcaatttttttaaaacacttTTTCAACAATAACTCTTAAAAACAGCTATTGAAAAAAGCTCAGCTCAACCAAACACGCCATTTTACCTGTTGCATCACTTCTCCTAAGTTGCGGCGTTAACTCACATTGAATTTTATATATCACCATCTCTCTCATGAAATAGAGCATAAAAGTGTCATCTGAAGAGCATATGATTTCACAAGTTTACAAAGCTCTGATACTATAAATACTGTATATCTTTTTTAATACTGCAACATCCAACCAGGACCTAaaactccttttttttcttgtgggAATGTTCTCTGAACCTTTAAAATAAGATATCCAGGACTCGCTGATCTTGTACAAAATATCTTCAGGGAGTAAATCCGTCCTCAGCAAGGCTTTACCTGGCTTCGGATTCAGCTGCAACGGTGATCACTGGCCACGTGAATGACGTGGGAAAGCAACTTCTCCGGTGATCCAGTCAGCCTTGGGAccaaaattagaagaaaacaAGGAGGCACGCATGACACAGTATCTGACTGTCTGTTTGTTTTATCAGTCTGAACAGCTGCGACTCTCCACGCAACTGAAGAGCTcatctcccctctcctctcaccCACCCAAGAGGTCATCTCCTCTGCCCTCCCGCACCTTATCTTACTCGTTTAAATACCTGGACTTCTTGGGGAGAGAAACGGAGGAGGTAGAGTTaggaggggggagagagaaacaATATGGCACTGTTGCAGCAGCAGAGCCTGCCCGGCATTGGCTGCAGCAGCATCTTGGCACGAGCAAAGGTGCAGCGTCTGGCAGCGGCGTCGCAGGCGCCTCGTCTACCTCTCCTCCTGCGAGTCAATGGCGGCAAGAAGGCTCATTCCCCTATCCTTAAGACTGGTAATGCGATAAGCTTGAGCCAAACGAGAGGAAGGGACCTGTGCGTCGTCGCTGAAGCGAGCGCGGCGGCCAACGTCACACCGGCGTCGCCTCGCAGCGTCAGCATCAGCGATGTTGTCTGGCCTTCCGCTGGTGAGTACCAAACCAAACGCTGATGATTTTTTGGCCATTCGCTGGTGTCCATGAATCTTTTTTCCTCGTCTCGACAATTTCGGAGAGGTTCTATTGATTTCCTCCCTGTGATATGTTCTGCTGAGTGGTTATGGACGCGTCCTAGTTTTGCGGGCTCACCCTTGTCTTGCTACCTGCCAGACGATGacaactatttcttgcagattAATACAATTATTTCCTACATATCAATAAAGTTGCAGAGAGTTTCATGGCTTTACATTCctcaataagaaacaaaaagtTTTGAGGTTTCACCAATGTGTTTCAGAAGAGAAGGCCTCCCCTTTGATAATTTTGTTCTCCAATATTGATATCATGCAGGTGCATTCCTGGCAATGGCAATACTGGGAAGACTCGATCAGATGCTGGCGTTCAAGGGAGTAACATTGACGATTGCGCCCCTTGGAGCAGTCTGCTGCGTGCTTTTCAGCGCTCCAGACTCGCCCGCAGCCAAGGTTCATAGTCGACATACAAAAAATTTAGTTAgacaatatttatattttgacGCTACTAGGAACCTAGGACCAAAGTACCTATTACATTGGTTAACACGCGGTCCTTCGCTTTGGGCACCAACAAAATACTACAAAGAAATCCTATGTTCAAATTCATCTTAAActtttctttatctttttttttaaagttgtgCTATCCTTTTCTAAGATTTGGTGATGATAAATATAGGACACACAAATTAGACTCTGCCACTTTTCTCACATTGTTATTCTTGAAATGATCCATTAAATTCCTAAATCTACTAATAAAAGGTCAGAATGTTCCGCAAACAATCACTTGGGTGTTATGTTGCTGAACAGTACCAGCGTAAACACTACCCGCGGTTCTGTAGTGGCGCGTGCTGTAGCACCCGGTTAGAGATAAAATTAGTTGTTAAGAATCAAattagattagttagagataagatctaTTAGTTAGTTTTAGAGATAAGATCTATTAGTTTAAATTGTTAGGACTGTCTTCTGTATAAAGAAGAGCACATCAACTTTTATAATCAAGTAAGAGAAATCAATCTAGTTCTTAGTTCCTTTCTTCTATATCTTTCATATGGTTCTAAGTCTCTCTAATCTATAGTCCAATCCCTCCCCTAACAACCGACACCGCCGGCTATCTTCCTGGCAGATGTTTACCCTAACATGGGATGTATATGATTAACAATGGTTTATTTAAAGATAAATGACTGTAATGGATAAAAGGAAAAACCTTAACCTAAGAGTGGCACAAACAAGAGGTGGAAAAAGCAAGCACAAGAGGGGGGAAATTTGCAGAAACAAAATTCCCACTAAAGAACATGTAGCAAGTAGTAAATGTAACACTTAGAATTTAGCAACAAGGACTTTTATCATTTGTTGCCAAGGGAAAATTTATGCGCTTGAAAGACTCAGCTTTAAGCCATCCAGTGTAACCAAAAATGTATATGTTCCCTGAGTTATGTAAGGTTTTCAGTGCAGTAAAAGGCCATTGTTACAGGCTTTACAGCTACCTTCTTCCATTTTTTTAGTTGATCCAAGATTGTAGAAACTTGTAGCTACTCTCTTATAGGGAATCAAACTGAGCTTCATGTATGATAATCAATACTAACACCGGTGGTAAAACTTGCAGAAATATAATATGTTCATTGCCCAGATTGGTTGTGCGGCATTTGGTGTATTAGCCCTTTCATTGTTTGGGCCCGGCTGGTTAGCAAGAGGTGCAGCTCTTTCTGCATGCATAGCATTCATGACCATAACAGGTGCCTCACACCCTCCAGGTAAAACTCCAAAGAGAAATATGCGGTCTGGTTGTGTTGCCCAACTGTTGGTATTTCATACGTGATTTACTGAACTCTTGTTTTatttacttcttcttcttcttcttcttcttcttcttcttcttcttcttcttcttattattattattattattattattattattattattattattattattattattattatttctgGATTCTTGCAGCTGCAAGCTTGCCCCTCTTGTTTATTGACGGCCCAAAGTTTCACAATTTGCAATTTTGGTACGCACTTTTCCCTGGAGCTGCAGGTTGCGTCATTCTTTGCTTGATTGTAAGTGAACTGTACCTCATACCTTCCTGAAAGTACAGAAGGATTAATGCATATAAAAATGGAACATTAACTCTTGCACTGCACCTTTTGCAGCAAGAGGTGGTGGTTTACCTGAAGAAGAACTTCAAGTTTTAATACTAGCAATGTAACTTCATGGCTTATTGTAGCAGGGATCTGATTAATTATTCAAACCTGTACCATAAAATACTGGACCTGCATTGCAAAAAGTTAAAAACATATAGATTTAGTCTCCCTTGGTATTATTTACTAAATAGAAAAGGcgagaaggaaaaaagaaagaaagaaacaaatgtGAAGTCAAGTCAACTTCCCATATTGATCATAGTGCAGAGCAAATGTGAAGTACATACCGATCTCTCATTGACGTTGAGACACATGTACATATGAAATTCCTGCCTTTGTTTCTCAGATATCATTATGCATGTAACATAATTGTGCAAATTAAAAGAATTGAGAATATTTGGAGATAATTTCTGATGATCTGAAGGGACATCAAATCATTTATTCTGAGAACAGAGTAGCAATTGCATATACAGTGACAATAATTATATGCAGAACCAGTACACTCTGGTAACAATTGAAAAGGGGACAATTCATTTTGGTCAAAAGAAAAGGTTCAATTCAAAATGGTTTGAGCAATGGAATGCAAGAGCAAGCACAGTATGGAGCAAACAATTCTGAAGTTACCTACCAAGCTCTCATTGAATTAAGTTGACACTTGTACACATAAATTTCCtgtctttctttttttgataGCATTACTAAAATTTATGTGTACCCAACAATCCTATCAGGGTAGCTATTAATTGTGTAGCTATTAATAAAATCAGGACATTTCATGATAACCTCTGGTGATCTGAAGGGATATCAAATAATTTATTCTGGAACAGAGTTGCAATTGCATGCACTGTGACAATAGTTACAGTTTGCAGACCCAGAACAACTCTGACTAAAAATTGAAAAGGTTCATTCAAAATTGATCGAGTAATGGAATGTGAAAGATTACGGAAAACTTACATAAAGGGGCTATACCAAACTAGTACAAACAGACAACAGTTTGACTACCTTATAAACTTCGCTAAGAAGGCTAATTTTTTAAGTGTCAAGAAAAAGCTACCCAGTTATCTATGTCACTATACATCCCAGCCATCACCTCGGCTATTGAAGAGCCTCTTGGCAGTTAAATTCCCATAGATTTCTGAAAATTTAGCAAGGCATTTGCTCCTAACAAGATAATGTGCCTGTGTATTTCGACTAATGGCTACTCCGGAAAACTTAGACATGTCAATTGCCCAAGCTGGCTTAACATACTCCACTGTGCTCGTCGAGCTTGCATTTGCAAACAAGAAATTTAGGAGAACATCTTCACAATTGAAGAGAGTATCGACAATCTGCCTCCCTATCTCAGCCTCTTTGCTCCAATACCTCTTAAAGGCCAGCCCATAATCCATAAATGCTGCTCCTGTTAGAATGATGTTATAACCTCCTtgttgccgagcatacctctCATTGCGGTATTGTAGCGGCCTGCCCTCAGCAAGGCGTGGATAGTACCCAACAATCCTATCAGGGTGCTCCCTCCATATCTTGAATCCCCGCTCTAAGTCATCACATGTCATCATAATATCATCATCAAGCTCCATAACAGCTCTTGTCTTGATTTCTCTGTCTATGTTGAATCTATTGTTCAGAGTGTTCTTATTTTCAACTCGGACCCTAACAGGCACCATCGACTTCAATTCACCTTGCACTGGGGGTCGACCTTTGTTCCAGACCACAACAATCTCCCTCACAGATGTGCATTTGGAGTAATGCTCCACAAACATCTTCAGATTCCAAAGTCGGGAATCATAGGTCATGGTCAACAATGTGAACTGCGAGTACCTGCCCTTAATAGGATATGGATCTTCTGAACCATTGCCACCATAGATGTAGTGAGTCCCAATACAAGTTAGGACTACTAAAATCAATATTATCCCAGCTATGCAAACTCTGCCTTTCCAAGTTCTGTAATTAATTCTTCCACCAATAAGAGATCCCAACTTGTTAACATAGGAGATCAGTGAACTAAACTTATGGTATAGAAAGAACTGCTGACCTATATTGAAGGAGTCACTCCGTTTTTCAGTATGTGGTAGATGCCATCTGAGTGGTAAGGTGCACTTGATTGCACCAATAAGCCCACCAAGCAGGAGAACTAAAATGGAAGTAACACCATAAAACATGTAGCCTATGGTCAGACGATGAACCGAGTCACCTGAGGGCACTCTGTCACCATCCATTACCCCAATCCAAAGTTTACCTATTGGAAGCTGCTGGACATCAAGGTGATGGGACCGTACACCATTCCATGCATTTCGGCCCTTCAGAGGCTTTTCGAGAACAAACGGGACCTCAAATTCCTTGTATTCATTTGCTGTTAGGACTTCAACTTTGAACATTTTGATACTATGGCCAGAGCCACCACCACGGTCTTTGACTATGCGATAAAGATTACCATTGTAAATGAATGGCCTGCCTCCATTTCTGGCACTCGACATGTTGTCCACGTTACGAATTGGATTCTGCTTGTGCGGAGTCCAAGGACCAAGAGGAGAGCTGCTGTACATAATACAGAGTTCTCCTGTCTGTTTTGCACCATAAGAACTTAAATCTGATCCAAGGAGCCAATAGGAACCCTGGTAATTTATGATGACCGAATCTACAAGTGGCTTCTCCAGAAGGACCTTTTCTAATTTCCACTTAAGGGGAAAATCCACGGCGCGATATAACCGAAGGTTTCCATTCTTGCTGCTTTCAGGCATCATGTAGGTCTGTGAAGTAAggcaaaggaaaagaaaaaatatatgtgccAGAAGCATTAGAACAGGGACTTCTTGTCCAGGATCAATGAAACACAATTTTCTCCAACATGTGAATCAAACATTTACCTTATTTTCGTAGCTAAACACATATGGATACGAAAGGTGCCACTCCTCATCCAACA
The nucleotide sequence above comes from Phragmites australis chromosome 4, lpPhrAust1.1, whole genome shotgun sequence. Encoded proteins:
- the LOC133915705 gene encoding uncharacterized protein LOC133915705; this translates as MALLQQQSLPGIGCSSILARAKVQRLAAASQAPRLPLLLRVNGGKKAHSPILKTGNAISLSQTRGRDLCVVAEASAAANVTPASPRSVSISDVVWPSAGAFLAMAILGRLDQMLAFKGVTLTIAPLGAVCCVLFSAPDSPAAKKYNMFIAQIGCAAFGVLALSLFGPGWLARGAALSACIAFMTITGASHPPAASLPLLFIDGPKFHNLQFWYALFPGAAGCVILCLIQEVVVYLKKNFKF
- the LOC133915704 gene encoding glucosamine inositolphosphorylceramide transferase 1-like, whose translation is MQPPSPPRLAMARHRRRPQPVPSAPAYLSTALSVLALAALVYSRTAFPRFPNQPATRRCRPDAEGSWSAGVFLGDSPFSLKPIEHWRTSSDGGAAWPVANPAVTCADVAEAGFPSSFVDNPFLFIQGDAIYMIFETKDPVTSQGDIAAAVSKDAGATWQQLGVVLDEEWHLSYPYVFSYENKTYMMPESSKNGNLRLYRAVDFPLKWKLEKVLLEKPLVDSVIINYQGSYWLLGSDLSSYGAKQTGELCIMYSSSPLGPWTPHKQNPIRNVDNMSSARNGGRPFIYNGNLYRIVKDRGGGSGHSIKMFKVEVLTANEYKEFEVPFVLEKPLKGRNAWNGVRSHHLDVQQLPIGKLWIGVMDGDRVPSGDSVHRLTIGYMFYGVTSILVLLLGGLIGAIKCTLPLRWHLPHTEKRSDSFNIGQQFFLYHKFSSLISYVNKLGSLIGGRINYRTWKGRVCIAGIILILVVLTCIGTHYIYGGNGSEDPYPIKGRYSQFTLLTMTYDSRLWNLKMFVEHYSKCTSVREIVVVWNKGRPPVQGELKSMVPVRVRVENKNTLNNRFNIDREIKTRAVMELDDDIMMTCDDLERGFKIWREHPDRIVGYYPRLAEGRPLQYRNERYARQQGGYNIILTGAAFMDYGLAFKRYWSKEAEIGRQIVDTLFNCEDVLLNFLFANASSTSTVEYVKPAWAIDMSKFSGVAISRNTQAHYLVRSKCLAKFSEIYGNLTAKRLFNSRGDGWDV